One Kineococcus aurantiacus genomic window carries:
- the trpC gene encoding indole-3-glycerol phosphate synthase TrpC, whose translation MTVLDDILAGVREDLAARKALTSLDELKERARRQVPAKDAHVLLKPRDAEQRGVKVIAEVKRKSPSKGVLAGIPDPAALAAQYEAGGASVISVLTEQRRFGGSLEDLRAVRLAVDVPVLRKDFVVESYQLWEARAWGADVVLLIVAALEQEALVSLIERTHSLGMTALVEVHTAEEVARALDADARVIGVNNRNLKTLEVDNGTFADLAPLIPDGKVKVAESGVSGPRDVVEFARAGADAVLVGETLVKGDDPRRAVADLVAAGAHPAVQAVRP comes from the coding sequence GTGACAGTCCTCGACGACATCCTGGCCGGCGTCCGCGAGGACTTGGCGGCGCGCAAGGCGCTCACCTCCCTCGACGAGCTGAAGGAGCGCGCGCGGCGGCAGGTCCCCGCCAAGGACGCGCACGTCCTGCTGAAGCCGCGCGACGCCGAGCAGCGCGGGGTCAAGGTCATCGCCGAGGTCAAGCGCAAGAGCCCCTCCAAGGGCGTGCTCGCCGGCATCCCGGACCCGGCCGCCCTCGCCGCCCAGTACGAGGCCGGTGGCGCGAGCGTCATCAGCGTCCTGACCGAGCAGCGCCGCTTCGGCGGCAGCCTCGAGGACCTGCGGGCGGTCCGCCTGGCGGTGGACGTCCCGGTGCTGCGCAAGGACTTCGTCGTGGAGTCGTACCAGTTGTGGGAGGCCCGCGCCTGGGGAGCCGACGTCGTGCTCCTCATCGTGGCCGCCCTGGAGCAGGAAGCCCTCGTGTCCCTCATCGAACGCACCCACTCCCTGGGCATGACCGCGCTGGTGGAGGTGCACACGGCCGAGGAGGTCGCCCGCGCCCTCGACGCCGACGCCCGCGTCATCGGGGTCAACAACCGCAACCTCAAGACGCTCGAGGTCGACAACGGCACCTTCGCCGACCTCGCCCCGCTGATCCCCGACGGCAAGGTCAAGGTCGCCGAGTCCGGCGTCTCCGGGCCGCGCGACGTCGTGGAGTTCGCCCGCGCCGGCGCCGACGCGGTGCTGGTCGGCGAGACGCTGGTCAAGGGCGACGACCCGCGCCGGGCCGTGGCCGACCTCGTCGCCGCCGGAGCGCACCCGGCCGTGCAGGCGGTGCGCCCGTGA
- a CDS encoding HGxxPAAW family protein yields MSTQHNPSSPADVDIADEHGHGHSIAAWAGVAVCLVGFLILSLAVVFPSLVWGIVGGVVIVASLVVAAVLAKAGYGVKGPDGKPVGVGRPKR; encoded by the coding sequence GTGAGCACCCAGCACAACCCGTCCTCCCCCGCGGACGTCGACATCGCCGACGAGCACGGCCACGGGCACAGCATCGCCGCCTGGGCCGGCGTCGCCGTCTGCCTCGTCGGGTTCCTCATCCTGTCGCTGGCCGTGGTCTTCCCCAGCCTGGTGTGGGGGATCGTCGGCGGGGTCGTCATCGTGGCCTCGCTCGTCGTCGCCGCCGTCCTGGCCAAGGCCGGGTACGGCGTCAAGGGCCCCGACGGCAAGCCCGTCGGCGTCGGCCGCCCCAAGCGCTGA
- a CDS encoding Trp biosynthesis-associated membrane protein, whose amino-acid sequence MSTAAPSRPRPPARRGRWLALAAAGAALALGAGAPTWVTGTARTATGTAAVLAGGRDAAPVATALALVALAAVVASTLGRRLARVVAALVLVLAGAGVVAASAAVLTGPAAALTAPARAASGTTQAQLEGDAALRPWPVVSAAAGALVALAGAGALVASRGAGAPAGPARHERDATRAVASPAEDPAAAWDSLSHGDDPTR is encoded by the coding sequence GTGAGCACCGCCGCCCCCTCCCGTCCCCGCCCCCCGGCCCGCCGGGGGCGCTGGCTCGCCCTGGCCGCGGCCGGGGCCGCCCTCGCGCTGGGCGCCGGCGCCCCGACGTGGGTGACGGGGACGGCCCGCACGGCCACGGGCACGGCGGCGGTCCTGGCCGGTGGCCGGGACGCGGCGCCGGTGGCCACGGCGCTGGCCCTGGTGGCGCTGGCCGCCGTCGTGGCCTCGACCCTGGGGCGCCGGCTCGCCCGGGTCGTGGCCGCGCTGGTGCTCGTGCTCGCCGGCGCGGGCGTCGTCGCGGCCAGCGCCGCCGTGCTCACCGGCCCCGCGGCCGCGCTGACCGCCCCGGCGCGCGCGGCGAGCGGGACGACGCAGGCCCAGCTGGAGGGCGACGCGGCGCTGCGGCCGTGGCCGGTGGTCTCCGCGGCGGCCGGGGCGCTCGTGGCCCTCGCCGGTGCCGGCGCGCTCGTGGCCTCCCGCGGGGCCGGCGCCCCGGCCGGGCCGGCGCGGCACGAGCGGGACGCCACGCGGGCCGTGGCCAGCCCGGCCGAGGACCCGGCCGCGGCGTGGGACTCCCTGTCCCACGGGGACGACCCCACGCGCTGA
- the hisI gene encoding phosphoribosyl-AMP cyclohydrolase, with product MTGVSSLNPAPSLDPDVAARLKRDGAGLVCAVVQQHDTREVLMVAWMDDEALAQTLTTGRATYFSRSRQQLWRKGDTSGHVQWVKKVSLDCDGDALLLEVDQVGAACHTGDRTCFDATTLPVARTA from the coding sequence ATGACGGGCGTGTCGTCCCTGAACCCCGCACCGTCCCTCGACCCCGACGTCGCCGCCCGGCTCAAGCGCGACGGAGCGGGTCTGGTCTGCGCCGTCGTGCAGCAGCACGACACCCGCGAGGTCCTCATGGTCGCGTGGATGGACGACGAGGCCCTGGCGCAGACCCTCACCACGGGCCGCGCCACCTACTTCTCCCGCAGCCGCCAGCAGCTGTGGCGCAAGGGGGACACCTCCGGGCACGTCCAGTGGGTCAAGAAGGTCTCCCTCGACTGCGACGGCGACGCCCTGCTGCTGGAGGTCGACCAGGTGGGCGCGGCCTGCCACACCGGGGACCGCACCTGCTTCGACGCGACGACCCTGCCCGTCGCCCGGACCGCGTGA
- a CDS encoding TIGR03085 family metal-binding protein, producing the protein MTSATRHPSDARREREALCDSALRIGPDAPTLCAGWDVRDLVVHLAVRDNRPDVVLGEALPPLRGRRERVLAELGAAPFADLVERVRNGPHGPLRVPALDSLTNSAEFFVHHEDVLRAQEGWRPRELPRAQQAALWRTVKVLGRVAYRRAGVGVVLVTPQGPRAVVKQAADSVALTGDPAELLLHAFGRRSRAEVRVEGAPDAVQRFTEAFPA; encoded by the coding sequence ATGACCTCCGCGACCCGGCACCCCAGCGACGCGCGTCGTGAGCGGGAGGCCCTGTGCGACAGCGCGTTGCGCATCGGCCCGGACGCCCCCACGCTGTGCGCCGGGTGGGACGTGCGCGACCTCGTGGTGCACCTGGCGGTCCGGGACAACCGGCCCGACGTGGTCCTGGGCGAGGCCCTGCCGCCGCTGCGGGGCCGGCGCGAGCGGGTGCTGGCCGAGCTGGGCGCCGCACCGTTCGCCGACCTCGTGGAGCGCGTGCGCAACGGCCCGCACGGACCGTTGAGGGTCCCCGCGCTGGACTCCCTGACCAACAGCGCCGAGTTCTTCGTCCACCACGAGGACGTCCTGCGGGCCCAGGAGGGCTGGCGCCCCCGGGAGCTGCCGCGGGCCCAGCAGGCCGCGCTGTGGCGCACCGTGAAGGTCCTGGGGCGGGTGGCCTACCGGCGCGCGGGCGTGGGCGTGGTCCTGGTGACCCCGCAGGGCCCGCGGGCCGTGGTCAAGCAGGCCGCCGACTCCGTCGCCCTCACCGGGGACCCCGCCGAGCTGCTGCTGCACGCCTTCGGCCGCCGCAGCCGCGCCGAGGTCCGCGTCGAGGGCGCCCCGGACGCGGTCCAGCGGTTCACGGAGGCCTTCCCGGCCTGA
- the hisF gene encoding imidazole glycerol phosphate synthase subunit HisF, producing the protein MTASPVTPATVAVRVIPCLDVDAGRVVKGVNFTDLRDAGDPVELARRYDAEGADELTFLDVTASSGSRETTYDVVRRTAEQVFIPLTVGGGVRSVADVEKLLRAGADKVGVNTAAIARPELITEIAERFGAQVLVLSVDARRTLPGEPTTASGFEVTTHGGRRGTGLDAVEWAARAAELGAGEILLNSMDADGTKAGFDLQMLAEVRARVTVPLVASGGAGAVEHFPPAVAAGADAVLAASVFHFGQLTIGQVKDALRAAGAPVR; encoded by the coding sequence GTGACTGCTTCCCCCGTGACTCCCGCGACCGTCGCGGTCCGCGTCATCCCGTGCCTCGACGTCGACGCCGGCCGCGTCGTCAAGGGCGTCAACTTCACCGACCTGCGCGACGCCGGGGACCCCGTCGAGCTCGCGCGCCGCTACGACGCCGAGGGCGCCGACGAGCTGACGTTCCTCGACGTGACCGCCTCCTCGGGGTCGCGGGAGACCACCTACGACGTGGTGCGCCGCACGGCCGAGCAGGTCTTCATCCCCCTCACCGTCGGCGGCGGGGTCCGCTCCGTGGCCGACGTCGAGAAGCTGCTGCGCGCCGGGGCCGACAAGGTCGGCGTCAACACCGCCGCCATCGCCCGGCCCGAGCTGATCACCGAGATCGCCGAGCGCTTCGGCGCCCAGGTCCTCGTCCTGTCCGTCGACGCCCGCCGCACCCTGCCGGGGGAGCCGACCACCGCCTCCGGGTTCGAGGTCACCACCCACGGCGGGCGCCGCGGGACCGGCCTGGACGCCGTGGAGTGGGCCGCGCGCGCCGCGGAGCTGGGCGCGGGGGAGATCCTGCTGAACTCCATGGACGCCGACGGCACCAAGGCCGGCTTCGACCTGCAGATGCTGGCCGAGGTCCGGGCCCGGGTGACCGTGCCGCTGGTGGCCAGCGGCGGCGCGGGGGCCGTGGAGCACTTCCCGCCGGCCGTGGCCGCCGGGGCCGACGCCGTCCTGGCGGCGAGCGTCTTCCACTTCGGGCAGCTGACGATCGGGCAGGTCAAGGACGCGCTGCGCGCCGCCGGCGCCCCGGTGCGCTAG
- a CDS encoding GNAT family N-acetyltransferase, with product MGTQLRVTQVDPRDRDALRAWYVPSRAAFLEAAPTEEDLRERGRELADHRLSAVHDTVAGEDRVVATLRTFDSELTVPGSGPVSVDAVSTATVLPTHRRRGLLTRLLTADLDRARHAGHAFAALVAAEAPIYGRFGFGAATRATSLVVDNSRVRFRPDAPAATGSLEFVPAGRTAELAAVHDRTRRHRPGGLLRDEVWWEAAGRRGEGRWLGPRGHVVLHRDEHGVADGYVAYDVTDDAVGRVPGGTAHVRDLAATGPAAYRSLWEFLTSIDLVRTTRAGNRPVDELLPHLLQDPRAVQTGPVDDLLWLRALDVPGALAARRYLGCGTLVLKVVDPLGLADATVRLHVAAQRCGADGWVCAEVTTTDAEPDVVLPVGELSSLLLGGTSAVALHAAGRLDCTASAAFALATLVVTPEQPWCPTWF from the coding sequence GTGGGCACCCAGCTACGCGTGACGCAGGTCGACCCCCGGGACCGCGACGCCCTGCGGGCCTGGTACGTCCCCAGCCGGGCGGCCTTCCTGGAGGCGGCCCCCACCGAGGAGGACCTGCGGGAGCGGGGGCGCGAGCTCGCGGACCACCGGCTGAGCGCCGTGCACGACACGGTCGCCGGGGAGGACCGCGTCGTGGCGACCCTGCGGACCTTCGACTCGGAGCTGACCGTGCCGGGGTCGGGCCCGGTGAGCGTGGACGCCGTCTCCACCGCGACCGTGCTGCCCACCCACCGCCGGCGGGGCCTGCTGACCCGGCTCCTGACCGCCGACCTCGACCGCGCCCGGCACGCCGGGCACGCCTTCGCCGCGCTCGTCGCGGCCGAGGCCCCCATCTACGGCCGCTTCGGGTTCGGGGCCGCGACGCGGGCGACGAGCCTGGTCGTCGACAACTCCCGGGTGCGGTTCCGGCCCGACGCCCCGGCGGCGACGGGCTCGCTGGAGTTCGTGCCCGCCGGTCGCACGGCGGAGCTGGCCGCGGTGCACGACCGGACGCGCCGGCACCGGCCCGGTGGCCTGCTGCGCGACGAGGTGTGGTGGGAGGCCGCCGGCCGCCGCGGCGAGGGCCGCTGGCTGGGCCCGCGCGGGCACGTCGTGCTGCACCGGGACGAGCACGGGGTCGCCGACGGCTACGTCGCCTACGACGTGACCGACGACGCCGTGGGCCGGGTCCCCGGCGGGACCGCCCACGTGCGCGACCTCGCCGCGACGGGGCCCGCGGCGTACCGGTCGCTGTGGGAGTTCCTCACCTCCATCGACCTGGTCCGCACGACCCGCGCCGGCAACCGGCCCGTCGACGAGCTGCTCCCCCACCTGCTGCAGGACCCCCGCGCGGTCCAGACCGGCCCGGTCGACGACCTGCTGTGGCTGCGGGCCCTCGACGTCCCCGGGGCGCTCGCGGCCCGCCGGTACCTGGGGTGCGGCACGCTGGTGCTGAAGGTCGTGGACCCGCTCGGGCTGGCCGACGCGACCGTGCGGCTGCACGTGGCCGCGCAGCGCTGCGGCGCCGACGGCTGGGTGTGCGCCGAGGTCACCACGACCGACGCCGAGCCCGACGTGGTGCTGCCCGTGGGGGAGCTGTCGTCGCTGCTGCTGGGCGGGACGTCGGCGGTGGCGCTGCACGCCGCGGGCCGGCTGGACTGCACGGCCTCGGCCGCGTTCGCGCTGGCGACGCTCGTGGTGACCCCCGAGCAGCCCTGGTGCCCCACGTGGTTCTGA
- a CDS encoding PH domain-containing protein: MTRPPERDFRPRRARVVGFAFALGLVVVMVGMSIALTNSPGSGWTGQDTLSAVVFAALCAGILLRLVTVRARVTDDALVVRNVVFTRRVEWDAVVAVRFGGADPWLTLDTDDGENLAVMAVQRADGEHAKAEALRLARLVEERSHR; this comes from the coding sequence GTGACCCGCCCGCCCGAACGCGACTTCCGCCCCCGGCGCGCCCGGGTCGTCGGGTTCGCGTTCGCCCTCGGCCTCGTCGTCGTCATGGTCGGCATGTCCATCGCGCTGACGAACTCCCCGGGCTCGGGGTGGACGGGCCAGGACACCCTGTCGGCCGTCGTCTTCGCGGCCCTGTGCGCCGGGATCCTGCTGCGGCTGGTGACCGTCCGCGCCCGCGTCACCGACGACGCCCTCGTCGTGCGCAACGTCGTCTTCACCCGCCGCGTCGAGTGGGACGCCGTCGTGGCCGTGCGCTTCGGCGGCGCCGACCCGTGGCTGACGCTGGACACCGACGACGGGGAGAACCTCGCCGTCATGGCCGTCCAGCGCGCCGACGGCGAGCACGCCAAGGCCGAGGCGCTGCGGCTGGCGCGGCTGGTCGAGGAGCGGTCCCACCGCTAG
- the hisG gene encoding ATP phosphoribosyltransferase encodes MIRIAVPNKGSLSEAASAMLREAGYNQRRETKELLLDDPENNAQFVFLRPRDIALYVGSGTLDAGITGRDLLLDSRAPADEVLPLGFARSTFRFAGRPGVASGVADLEGRRIATSYSGLLAKHLADHGVTADIVHLDGAVETAVALGIADVIADVVETGTTLRAAGLEIFGEPIMTSEATLVRRSGAPADPAVEVLVRRLQGVLVARQYVIVDYDCPKSLVDRAFAITPGLESPTVSPLANDDWVAVRAMVRSRETNRVMDELYDLGARGILVTSIHACRL; translated from the coding sequence CATGCTGCGCGAGGCCGGGTACAACCAGCGCCGGGAGACCAAGGAACTCCTCCTGGACGACCCGGAGAACAACGCCCAGTTCGTCTTCCTGCGCCCGCGCGACATCGCCCTCTACGTGGGTTCGGGAACCCTGGACGCGGGCATCACGGGCCGCGACCTGCTGCTGGACTCCCGCGCCCCGGCCGACGAGGTCCTCCCGCTCGGCTTCGCCCGCAGCACCTTCCGCTTCGCCGGCCGCCCCGGCGTCGCCTCCGGCGTGGCGGACCTGGAGGGCCGGCGCATCGCGACCAGCTACTCCGGGCTGCTGGCCAAGCACCTGGCCGACCACGGCGTCACCGCCGACATCGTCCACCTCGACGGGGCCGTGGAGACGGCCGTCGCGCTCGGCATCGCCGACGTGATCGCCGACGTCGTCGAGACCGGCACCACCCTGCGCGCCGCCGGTCTGGAGATCTTCGGCGAGCCGATCATGACGTCGGAGGCGACCCTGGTCCGCCGCTCCGGCGCCCCGGCCGACCCGGCCGTCGAGGTCCTCGTGCGCCGGCTGCAGGGCGTCCTCGTGGCCCGCCAGTACGTCATCGTCGACTACGACTGCCCCAAGAGCCTCGTCGACCGGGCCTTCGCCATCACCCCCGGCCTGGAGTCGCCCACGGTCTCGCCGCTGGCCAACGACGACTGGGTCGCCGTGCGCGCCATGGTCCGCAGCCGGGAGACCAACCGCGTCATGGACGAGCTGTACGACCTCGGCGCCCGCGGCATCCTCGTCACCAGCATCCACGCCTGCCGGCTGTGA